In Leptolyngbya sp. O-77, the genomic window CGACACCAACAAGCTCAGCCCCAGCCAAAACCGGACATGCGGTTCCCGCAGGGATCGTTTCGCAAATTGCGGCAGTTTGTCTACTGCTGTCGTCAGCGCAGGCGCTTGAAATCGGAGTCGGGGAATTGACATGGCACAGAGAGTCACAAAACTTTGCGGACGCAACCCGGAGTAGTGTAATAGTACCTTAGGTTTTGACGGAAGCCATGAGCATCCTCGGCAACGATTTCGGCAACAATTTTGGGAAAGATATCCGGGCAAAGCTAGCGGCGACTCGCCCATTCTGGCTGCCTGTGCTGCTGCTGGTGGGTGTGGTCAGCCTGCGGTGTCTGCTGGTCGGCAACATGGGCCAGGTGAATGAAACCAACATCCTGCCCTTTGCCCGTCAACAGTTCAACCCAGACTGGCTTCCCCAGGACTGGTATCTGAATCAGCCCCCCGGCTATCGCGTTCCCTTCATTGCGATCTTTGGACGTATGGCAGATGCCTGGGGGTTCCTGCCCACGTCGATCATTGGCAGGCTGCTGGGCTATACCGGGCTATCGGCGGGGCTGGTCTTTCTCAGCCGCCGCATCGGGCTGAGTGTGCCGCTGCTGCTGCTGGCGATGGTTCTTTTTCTATACGTCAACACGGGCATGAGCGGCGCTTCGGGGGCGCAGGGCACGGTATCCCGCGAGTGGCTGTTTGGCGGCATCGAGCCAAAGATTCCTGCCTACACCTGCATTTTGTTTGCCCTTGGGCTGCTGCTGGAGGGGCGCATCGCGCTGGCGGGGCTGCTGCTGGGCGTGGCGACTTCGTTTCATACGCTGGTGGGCGGCTGGGCGTTTCTCAGTGCGGTGGCGTGGCTGGTGCTGTGGCGGCGCGACCTGCTCTGCAACTGGGGAAAAACGGTCAAAATGCTGGCGCTGTATGCGGTGGGCGCGGTGTTTTCGATTCAGCCTGTGCTGCAACAGTTGACCACGACAACGCCGGAGGGGCGCTTTTCAGAATCCTTTGTTTATGTCTTCATCCGCACGCCGCATCACCTGAACCCGCTGTCGTGGGACGGGGGCTGGTGGCTGAAGCCAGTAACGCTGTTGGCGATCGCCCTCGGCAGTGCCTACCTGCTGCGAAGCATTGCAAAACAGCGGCGGCAGTTGCACACTCCAACGCACCGGGCGCGGATGGGGCTGGCGGCGTTTTTGCTGTGCAGCCTGATTCCCTTTGCGGCGGGCTTACTGGCTGCGCCATTCGATGCGGAAGGCAAGTTTTTGCAATACTACCCGTTTCGGTTTGGCGACATCATGCTGCCGCTGAATGCCTGTCTGCTGGGCTGCTGTGCGCTGGAGCAGGCGTTTGGCCCTGGGCCAGCAGGACAGGCGACCCAACGACTGCGGCGCGTGAGCTTGTGGATTGTGGCGGCGGTGTGCGCGGCGCAGGCGGTGGTCTTTGGGCAGCAGGCGATCGCCCTGCAAGAGTTTCCCAGCCGCGCCCAGCGCATTGATGACAACGGCAAAGCGTTGTGTGAATGGATTCAGCAGAATACGCGCCGCGAGGATATCTTTGTCACGCCGCCGGTGGAGCTTGATAACTTCCACTGGCTGGCCGAGCGGGCGACGATCGCCAAGTTCAAGCTGGTGCCGCCCTCGTCGGTTGGCATTCCCGAATGGATCGATCGGCTGACTCGCCTGAGCGGGCGCGTCGATCCGTGGGTGGGCATCCGGCGCGACTCCGACAACAGCCTGCGAATTCAGCGGCGCATGACTCGCGGCTATCGCAACCTGTCCACCGAGCAGGCGATCGCCCTCATGCAGACCTACAACGCCGCCTATTTCTTGTCCAAAGGTTTACCCAAGCTGGATCTCCCCGTGATGTACCAAAACGAAAACTACACGCTCTACGCAGCGCCAAAGCAAAACACCCCGACCCAAGCTGACGCTCAGGTTACGCCACCCTGAGCTTTTCTCTCGCCCATTATTTCTATCAGGGTCTCTATGCACACAACCGAAACGCCGGTTTCCAAGGGTCAACTGCTGACCCCAAAAGTTCCCGTTTGGCTCCGTTATGCCGTCATCGCGCTGGTGATCGCTGGCATCGTCTTTCGCTTTGTTAACCTGGGCCAAAAGGTTTACTGGACGGACGAAGCGCTGACCTCGCTGCGATCCTCTGGTCATACCAGCGTGGAGTTTGTGGACGAACAGTTTACAGGGGCGGTGATTTCGCCGGAGACGGTGATGCGCTATCAAAGCCTGGAGCCAGAAAACGGCTGGGGGCACACGCTAGAGGCGCTGATGGGCAATGCCGAGCATACGCCGCTGTACTTTTTGGGTGTGCGCGGCTGGATGGAGCTGTTTGGCAGCGGAGCGGGGGCGGTGCGGGGATTGTCGGCGGTGTTTGGCGTGCTGGCGCTTCCCTGCGTGTTTTGGCTGGCGCTGGAGCTGTTTCAATCACGAGCGGCGGCGTGGGTCAGTTTGGGGCTGTTTGCCATCACGCCGCTGCATATTTTGTACGCTCAGGAGGCGCGGCCCTATAGCCTGTGGACGCTGTGCATCGTGATGTCGAGCGCGGCGCTGCTGCGGGCGCTGCGGGTTCGCAGTGGGCAGAGTT contains:
- a CDS encoding DUF6798 domain-containing protein, with amino-acid sequence MSILGNDFGNNFGKDIRAKLAATRPFWLPVLLLVGVVSLRCLLVGNMGQVNETNILPFARQQFNPDWLPQDWYLNQPPGYRVPFIAIFGRMADAWGFLPTSIIGRLLGYTGLSAGLVFLSRRIGLSVPLLLLAMVLFLYVNTGMSGASGAQGTVSREWLFGGIEPKIPAYTCILFALGLLLEGRIALAGLLLGVATSFHTLVGGWAFLSAVAWLVLWRRDLLCNWGKTVKMLALYAVGAVFSIQPVLQQLTTTTPEGRFSESFVYVFIRTPHHLNPLSWDGGWWLKPVTLLAIALGSAYLLRSIAKQRRQLHTPTHRARMGLAAFLLCSLIPFAAGLLAAPFDAEGKFLQYYPFRFGDIMLPLNACLLGCCALEQAFGPGPAGQATQRLRRVSLWIVAAVCAAQAVVFGQQAIALQEFPSRAQRIDDNGKALCEWIQQNTRREDIFVTPPVELDNFHWLAERATIAKFKLVPPSSVGIPEWIDRLTRLSGRVDPWVGIRRDSDNSLRIQRRMTRGYRNLSTEQAIALMQTYNAAYFLSKGLPKLDLPVMYQNENYTLYAAPKQNTPTQADAQVTPP